A region of Subdoligranulum variabile DNA encodes the following proteins:
- the dnaN gene encoding DNA polymerase III subunit beta: MKFECEKSLLASAIEGVSRAITNRSAIPVLEGIYLKAEGFNLTLTGYDMEMGITTTIECNVLVPGETVLEAKLLLSMVSRMPAGDVRIELTDEGQAIISGGVAEFEIPALNASDYPSLPVTGADNTMTIPTSMMRELIEKTIYAVSQDDKKPAHTGELFVIEPGSLTIVALDGYRLAIIQRDVECTRDIRIIIPAKTLQELLKIMGGPDDPVKIDANRRYVVFTTNGYTIMSRLIEGDFLNYESVIPKDNRTRVTVDCKTFINTIERASLIITERLKNPLRISFAEDKITVRCQTPLGKVVDEFPPVAMTGDPVEIGFNNRYLLDAMRYSKCERMVLEINGPLSPVKILPEDGKDFIYLVLPVRFKNEG; this comes from the coding sequence ATGAAATTTGAATGCGAAAAATCCCTTCTGGCGTCGGCGATCGAAGGCGTTTCCCGCGCCATTACCAACCGTTCGGCGATCCCGGTGCTGGAAGGCATCTACCTCAAGGCCGAGGGTTTCAACCTGACCCTCACCGGCTACGACATGGAGATGGGCATCACCACCACCATCGAGTGCAACGTCCTGGTACCCGGTGAAACGGTACTGGAGGCGAAACTCCTGCTCTCCATGGTCAGCCGGATGCCCGCCGGCGACGTGCGCATCGAGCTCACCGACGAAGGCCAGGCCATCATCAGCGGCGGCGTGGCGGAATTCGAGATCCCCGCCCTCAACGCCTCCGACTATCCCAGCCTGCCGGTCACCGGCGCCGACAACACCATGACCATCCCCACCAGCATGATGCGGGAACTCATCGAAAAAACCATCTACGCCGTCAGCCAGGACGACAAGAAACCCGCCCACACCGGCGAACTCTTCGTCATCGAGCCGGGCAGCCTCACCATTGTGGCGCTGGACGGTTACCGGCTGGCCATCATCCAGCGGGACGTGGAATGCACCCGCGACATCCGCATCATCATTCCCGCCAAAACCCTGCAGGAACTGCTCAAGATCATGGGCGGGCCGGACGACCCCGTGAAGATCGACGCCAACCGCCGGTATGTGGTCTTTACCACCAACGGCTACACCATCATGAGCCGCCTCATCGAGGGCGACTTCCTCAACTACGAGAGCGTCATCCCCAAGGACAACCGCACCCGGGTCACGGTGGACTGCAAGACCTTCATCAATACCATCGAGCGCGCTTCGCTGATCATCACCGAGCGGCTGAAAAACCCGCTGCGCATCTCCTTTGCCGAGGACAAGATCACCGTGCGCTGCCAGACGCCTTTGGGCAAGGTGGTGGACGAGTTCCCGCCTGTGGCCATGACCGGCGACCCCGTGGAGATCGGCTTCAACAACCGGTATCTGCTGGACGCCATGCGGTACTCCAAATGCGAGCGGATGGTGCTGGAAATCAACGGACCCTTAAGCCCCGTGAAGATCCTGCCCGAGGACGGCAAGGACTTCATCTATCTGGTGCTGCCGGTCCGGTTCAAGAACGAGGGCTGA
- a CDS encoding RNA-binding S4 domain-containing protein, which translates to MEKLRIHTEYIKLDALLKFAGLCETGGEAKELIQGGAVKVNGEVCTMRGKKCRAGDTVELDGRTVQVAEGG; encoded by the coding sequence ATGGAAAAACTGCGGATCCATACCGAGTATATCAAGCTGGACGCGCTGCTGAAATTCGCCGGCCTGTGTGAGACGGGCGGCGAAGCCAAGGAACTGATCCAGGGCGGCGCGGTCAAGGTCAATGGCGAAGTGTGCACCATGCGGGGCAAGAAATGCCGCGCCGGCGACACGGTGGAGCTGGACGGCCGGACCGTGCAGGTCGCGGAGGGCGGCTGA
- the recF gene encoding DNA replication/repair protein RecF (All proteins in this family for which functions are known are DNA-binding proteins that assist the filamentation of RecA onto DNA for the initiation of recombination or recombinational repair.), with the protein MRLEHLELTDHRNIAHAVLDPDPNLTVLCGPNGQGKTNLLEAVWLLTGGKSFRGAKDAELIRRGCEFSVLEGFFETDGSEKTIRLTVGAKGSQRPGRTAKLNGVDQGRAAALAGNFQAVVFEPDLLALVKGGPEGRRRFLDSALCQVFRPYLVALRRYMRLVAQKNALLKSYDITPNGALLLDAYNEQLAQYGGQIMAHRQKFVEALAPAAAQNYAEISHGAEEFSLRYQCCAAAPTADALAEKLAALRSAELRAGFCLTGPHREDLDLQLDGQPARIFGSQGQQRSCVLAMKLAEATVVGEFFGQHPVLLLDDVLSELDDDRQTYLLTRMGEHQTIVTTCDTAAFARTNGKIVYVKGGQASETPIA; encoded by the coding sequence ATGCGCCTTGAGCATCTGGAACTCACCGACCACCGCAACATCGCCCACGCGGTGCTGGACCCCGATCCCAATTTAACGGTCCTGTGCGGCCCCAACGGTCAGGGCAAGACCAATCTGCTGGAAGCGGTGTGGCTGCTCACCGGCGGCAAGAGTTTCCGGGGCGCCAAGGACGCCGAGCTCATCCGCCGCGGCTGCGAATTTTCCGTGCTGGAAGGTTTCTTTGAGACAGACGGCAGCGAAAAGACCATCCGTCTGACGGTGGGGGCCAAGGGCAGTCAGCGCCCGGGCCGCACGGCGAAGCTCAACGGAGTGGACCAGGGCCGGGCCGCCGCGCTGGCGGGCAATTTCCAGGCCGTGGTCTTTGAGCCGGACCTGCTGGCTCTCGTCAAGGGCGGGCCGGAAGGACGGCGCCGGTTCCTGGACTCGGCGCTCTGCCAGGTGTTCCGGCCTTACCTCGTGGCGCTGCGGCGGTACATGCGGCTGGTGGCCCAGAAAAACGCCCTGCTGAAAAGCTACGACATTACGCCAAACGGCGCGCTGCTGCTGGACGCCTACAACGAGCAGCTGGCCCAGTACGGCGGGCAGATCATGGCCCACCGGCAGAAATTCGTGGAGGCCCTGGCCCCCGCGGCGGCGCAGAACTACGCCGAAATTTCGCATGGTGCCGAGGAATTTTCCCTGCGGTACCAGTGCTGTGCGGCGGCCCCCACCGCCGACGCCCTGGCGGAAAAGCTGGCGGCGCTGCGCAGTGCCGAGCTGCGGGCGGGGTTCTGTCTGACGGGACCCCACCGGGAGGACCTGGACCTGCAGCTGGACGGCCAGCCCGCCCGGATCTTCGGCAGCCAGGGCCAGCAGCGCAGCTGTGTGCTGGCCATGAAACTGGCCGAAGCCACCGTGGTGGGGGAATTTTTCGGGCAGCATCCGGTGCTGCTCCTGGACGATGTGCTCAGCGAGCTGGACGACGACCGGCAGACCTATCTGCTCACCCGGATGGGAGAGCACCAGACCATCGTCACCACCTGCGACACCGCGGCCTTTGCCCGCACCAACGGCAAGATCGTCTATGTGAAAGGCGGCCAGGCGTCGGAGACGCCCATTGCGTAA
- the remB gene encoding extracellular matrix regulator RemB has translation MYFHAGQDFVLNTRDVLGVFDLDTAGASRRTEEFFHTAEAEGAVVDLCAPGTLPKSFILTDFPDETLYLSQLSPAALKKRAEKAEW, from the coding sequence ATGTATTTTCATGCCGGACAGGATTTTGTGCTGAACACCCGGGACGTGCTGGGTGTGTTCGACCTGGACACGGCGGGGGCGTCCCGCCGTACCGAGGAATTCTTCCATACCGCCGAAGCGGAGGGCGCCGTGGTGGACCTGTGCGCCCCCGGCACCCTGCCCAAGAGTTTCATCCTCACCGACTTCCCCGACGAGACGCTGTATCTCAGTCAGCTCTCCCCCGCCGCCCTGAAAAAGCGCGCCGAAAAGGCCGAATGGTAG
- the gyrB gene encoding DNA topoisomerase (ATP-hydrolyzing) subunit B, which produces MAEEIITETNRETATDHAYGGAQIQVLEGLEAVRKRPGMYIGSTGPSGLHHLVYEIVDNSIDEALAGYCTHIEVTIKPGNIIQVSDNGRGIPVDIQPKLGIPAVTVVYTVLHAGGKFGGEDSGYKVAGGLHGVGASVVNALSEWLTVRVRRDGAEYEQSFQRGKPDGDLKKIGSAASTGTLVIFKPDPEMFQETTQYRYETLLKRLREEAFLNAGVRITLTDERPESDRPAEEKGPENDGRSETMCYEGGIRSFVSYLCERRDLTPLTPQVMYMKGEGQGAVAEVALQYYDNSYNELILSFANNVHTPEGGTHEEGFKLALTRVLNEYGRAKGILKDKDENLSGPDAREGIIAVVSVKLQEAQFEGQTKAKLGNTFIKGLVNGVVYKALTEYFEENPAVAKAILEKATQAARARAAAKKARDLVRRKSALESNRMPGKLADCHEKDPSKTELFIVEGDSAGGSAKMGRDSNIQAILPLWGKMLNVEKARADRIYGNDKLMPVVTALGTGIGDEFDISKVRYHKIFIMADADVDGSHICTLMLTFFFRYMRPLIEHGYVYVAQPPLFKLQKGQTVKYAYNDDEMKVLSAEMPGAKVNRYKGLGEMNPDQLWETTMNPDNRVIVQIKIEDAERADEAFSILMGEQVEPRRQFIVKNAKFANLDV; this is translated from the coding sequence ATGGCAGAAGAAATCATCACCGAAACCAACCGCGAGACGGCTACCGACCACGCCTACGGCGGCGCCCAGATCCAGGTCCTGGAAGGCCTGGAAGCGGTGCGCAAGCGTCCCGGCATGTATATCGGCTCCACCGGCCCCTCCGGCCTGCACCACCTGGTCTACGAGATCGTGGACAACTCCATCGACGAGGCCCTGGCCGGGTACTGCACCCACATCGAAGTCACCATCAAGCCCGGCAACATCATCCAGGTATCGGACAACGGCCGCGGCATCCCCGTGGACATCCAGCCCAAGCTGGGCATCCCCGCCGTCACCGTCGTCTACACCGTGCTCCACGCCGGCGGCAAGTTCGGCGGCGAGGATTCCGGCTACAAGGTGGCCGGCGGTCTGCACGGCGTGGGTGCGTCGGTGGTCAACGCCCTGTCGGAATGGCTCACCGTCCGGGTCCGCCGCGACGGCGCCGAGTACGAACAGAGCTTCCAGCGCGGCAAGCCGGACGGCGACCTGAAAAAGATCGGCTCGGCGGCTTCCACCGGCACCCTGGTCATCTTCAAGCCGGACCCCGAGATGTTCCAGGAAACCACCCAGTACCGCTACGAAACGCTCCTCAAGCGTCTGCGGGAGGAAGCCTTCCTCAACGCCGGTGTGCGGATCACCCTCACCGATGAGCGCCCCGAGTCCGACCGTCCCGCCGAGGAAAAAGGCCCCGAGAACGACGGCCGCAGCGAGACCATGTGCTACGAGGGCGGCATCCGCTCCTTTGTCAGCTATCTCTGCGAGCGCCGGGACCTCACCCCCCTGACCCCCCAGGTCATGTATATGAAGGGCGAGGGCCAGGGCGCCGTGGCGGAAGTGGCCCTGCAATACTACGACAACAGCTACAATGAGCTGATCCTGAGCTTTGCCAACAACGTCCATACCCCCGAGGGCGGCACCCACGAGGAGGGCTTCAAGCTGGCCCTGACCCGCGTGCTCAACGAGTACGGCCGCGCCAAGGGCATTTTGAAAGACAAGGACGAGAACCTCTCCGGCCCCGACGCCCGCGAAGGCATCATCGCGGTGGTCAGCGTGAAACTCCAGGAGGCCCAGTTCGAGGGTCAGACCAAGGCCAAGCTGGGCAATACCTTCATCAAGGGCCTGGTGAACGGCGTGGTCTACAAGGCCCTCACCGAATACTTTGAGGAAAACCCCGCCGTGGCCAAGGCCATTCTGGAAAAGGCCACCCAGGCCGCCCGCGCCCGCGCCGCCGCCAAGAAGGCCCGGGACCTGGTGCGCCGCAAGAGCGCCCTGGAATCCAACCGCATGCCCGGCAAGCTGGCCGACTGCCACGAAAAAGACCCCAGCAAGACCGAACTCTTCATCGTGGAGGGCGATTCTGCAGGCGGTTCCGCCAAGATGGGCCGTGACTCCAACATCCAGGCCATCCTGCCCTTGTGGGGCAAGATGCTCAACGTGGAGAAGGCCCGCGCCGACCGCATCTACGGCAACGACAAGCTCATGCCGGTGGTCACCGCCCTGGGCACCGGCATCGGGGATGAGTTCGACATCTCCAAGGTGCGCTACCACAAGATCTTCATCATGGCCGATGCCGACGTGGACGGCTCCCACATCTGCACCCTGATGCTCACCTTCTTCTTCCGCTATATGCGGCCGCTCATCGAGCACGGGTATGTCTATGTGGCCCAGCCGCCCCTCTTCAAGCTGCAGAAAGGCCAGACCGTCAAGTACGCCTACAACGACGACGAAATGAAGGTGCTCTCCGCCGAAATGCCCGGCGCCAAGGTCAACCGCTACAAAGGTCTGGGCGAAATGAACCCCGACCAGCTGTGGGAAACCACCATGAACCCCGACAACCGGGTCATCGTCCAGATCAAGATCGAGGACGCCGAGCGCGCCGACGAGGCGTTCAGCATCCTCATGGGCGAGCAGGTGGAACCCCGCCGCCAGTTCATCGTCAAGAACGCGAAATTTGCAAATCTGGACGTGTAA